A genomic window from Deinococcus seoulensis includes:
- a CDS encoding DUF6927 domain-containing protein, producing MGTTTAHFPRGTSMPSFFYGTLVSREGGIDRYEKPWSGGVTVTEVAASALVGRAEFYVVMRYGSMGPVPFSGWFVAVYKVGWTGQEHENFWYRDLDESMNPLEARATKAVLTAAEQYAPLPHLSPEDDAAARQANGESRRAGVSYEAMHAARERRDALDPDFQTRRWRERCWEHVRQRERAARVPSGATVQFARGMTFTRGPAMDTFTLVRVGRRVHFEDSSGYHRYRIADWETMEYTVLAV from the coding sequence ATGGGCACCACGACCGCGCACTTCCCCAGGGGCACGTCCATGCCCAGTTTCTTCTACGGCACGCTGGTCAGCCGGGAGGGCGGCATCGACCGCTACGAGAAGCCCTGGAGCGGCGGCGTGACCGTCACGGAGGTGGCCGCCAGCGCCCTGGTCGGCCGCGCGGAATTCTACGTGGTCATGCGGTACGGCAGCATGGGTCCGGTGCCGTTCAGCGGGTGGTTCGTCGCGGTGTACAAGGTAGGTTGGACCGGCCAGGAGCACGAGAACTTCTGGTACCGGGACCTGGACGAGTCCATGAACCCCCTCGAGGCCCGCGCCACGAAGGCCGTGCTCACGGCCGCCGAGCAGTACGCGCCACTGCCGCACCTGAGTCCCGAGGACGACGCGGCCGCCCGGCAGGCGAACGGGGAGTCCCGGCGGGCGGGGGTGTCGTACGAGGCGATGCACGCCGCGCGGGAGCGGCGGGACGCGCTCGACCCGGATTTCCAGACGCGCCGCTGGCGGGAACGCTGCTGGGAGCACGTCCGGCAGCGCGAGCGGGCCGCGCGGGTCCCCAGCGGCGCGACCGTGCAGTTCGCCCGAGGCATGACGTTCACGCGCGGCCCGGCGATGGACACGTTCACCCTCGTGCGGGTGGGGCGGCGCGTGCATTTCGAGGACAGCAGCGGGTACCACCGCTACCGCATCGCGGACTGGGAGACGATGGAGTACACCGTCCTGGCCGTCTGA